From the unidentified bacterial endosymbiont genome, one window contains:
- the mdoH gene encoding glucans biosynthesis glucosyltransferase MdoH: MNNTSEYIDALPLTDSEKAALLKSDIRAVQTALDGEHHQFTRDDDTPLGSVKARLEQAWPASLAEGQLIKDDEGRDQLQAMPKATRSSMFPDPWRTNPVGRFWDRLRGRDVTPRYLSRLTKEEQASEQKWRTVGTLRRYTLLLLTLAQTVVATWYMKTILPYQGWALINPFDMVGQDIWVSFMQLLPYILQSGILLLFAVLFCWVSAGFWTALMGFLQLLMGRDKYSISASTVGDEPLNPKHRTALIMPICNEDVDRVFAGLRATWESVKATGNAAHFDVYILSDSYNPDICVAEQKAWMELIAEVQGEGQIFYRRRRRRVKRKSGNIDDFCRRWGNQYSYMVVLDADSVMSGDCLSGLVRLMEANPNAGIIQSSPKASGMDTLYARCQQFATRVYGPLFTAGLHFWQLGESHYWGHNAIIRVKPFIEHCALAPLPGEGSFAGSILSHDFVEAALMRRAGWGVWIAYDLPGSYEELPPNLLDELKRDRRWCHGNLMNFRLFLVKGMHPVHRAVFLTGVMSYLSAPLWFMFLALSTALQVVHALTEPQYFLQPRQLFPVWPQWRPELAIMLFASTMVLLFLPKLLSIILIWCKGSKEYGGFCRVTISLLLEVLFSVLLAPVRMLFHTVFVVSAFLGWEVVWNSPQRDDDSTPWSEAFMRHGSQLLLGLVWAAGMAWLDLRFLFWLAPIVFSLILSPFVSVISSRSTIGLRTKRWKLFLIPEEYSPPQVLVDTDKYLELNRRRSLSDGFIHAVFNPSFNALATAMATARHRASQVLEIARDRHVEQALNETPEKLNRDRRLVLLSDPVTLSRLHYRVWSAPEKYSSWVNYYKTLELNPLALKAK, translated from the coding sequence ATGAATAATACATCTGAATATATCGATGCCCTGCCGCTGACGGATAGTGAGAAAGCGGCACTGCTAAAGAGCGACATTCGCGCCGTGCAAACGGCGCTGGATGGTGAGCATCATCAGTTTACCCGTGATGATGACACCCCGCTGGGGTCAGTAAAGGCGCGTCTGGAGCAGGCATGGCCAGCGTCGCTGGCAGAAGGGCAGTTGATCAAAGACGACGAAGGACGCGACCAGCTCCAGGCGATGCCGAAGGCGACACGTTCCTCCATGTTCCCCGATCCGTGGCGTACCAACCCGGTCGGCCGTTTCTGGGATCGCTTGCGTGGGCGCGACGTTACCCCGCGCTACCTGTCGCGTTTGACTAAAGAAGAGCAGGCCTCCGAGCAGAAATGGCGTACCGTGGGAACCCTGCGTCGCTACACGCTGCTGCTGCTAACGCTGGCGCAAACGGTGGTCGCGACCTGGTATATGAAAACCATTCTGCCATACCAGGGCTGGGCGCTGATCAACCCGTTTGACATGGTGGGCCAGGATATCTGGGTATCCTTCATGCAGTTGCTGCCTTATATCCTGCAAAGCGGCATTCTTCTGCTGTTTGCCGTTCTCTTCTGCTGGGTATCTGCCGGTTTCTGGACGGCGCTGATGGGCTTCCTGCAACTGCTGATGGGGCGAGACAAATACAGCATTTCAGCGTCGACGGTCGGGGATGAACCCCTCAATCCCAAGCACCGTACCGCGCTTATTATGCCTATCTGTAATGAAGACGTTGACCGCGTGTTCGCGGGGCTGCGGGCAACCTGGGAGTCCGTAAAGGCGACCGGCAACGCTGCCCATTTCGACGTTTACATCCTGAGCGACAGTTACAACCCGGATATCTGCGTGGCAGAGCAAAAAGCCTGGATGGAGCTGATTGCTGAAGTGCAGGGCGAAGGCCAGATTTTCTACCGCCGCCGCCGCCGCCGTGTGAAGCGTAAAAGCGGTAACATTGATGACTTCTGCCGTCGCTGGGGGAATCAGTATAGCTACATGGTGGTGCTGGATGCAGACTCCGTGATGAGCGGTGACTGCCTGAGCGGTCTGGTTCGCCTGATGGAGGCTAACCCGAATGCCGGTATCATTCAGTCCTCGCCAAAAGCTTCTGGTATGGACACCCTCTATGCGCGCTGCCAGCAGTTCGCGACTCGGGTTTATGGGCCGTTGTTTACTGCCGGTCTGCACTTCTGGCAACTGGGCGAGTCTCACTACTGGGGCCACAACGCCATCATTCGCGTGAAACCGTTCATTGAGCACTGCGCGCTGGCGCCATTGCCAGGTGAAGGCTCCTTTGCCGGTTCCATTCTGTCCCACGACTTCGTGGAAGCGGCGCTGATGCGTCGCGCAGGGTGGGGCGTCTGGATTGCCTACGATCTGCCTGGATCGTATGAAGAGCTGCCGCCGAACCTGCTGGATGAGCTTAAGCGTGACCGTCGCTGGTGCCACGGTAACCTGATGAACTTCCGCCTGTTCCTGGTGAAAGGGATGCACCCGGTGCACCGTGCGGTATTCCTGACGGGGGTGATGTCCTATCTGTCTGCACCGCTATGGTTCATGTTCCTGGCACTCTCAACCGCGTTACAGGTGGTACATGCCCTGACGGAACCGCAGTACTTCCTGCAGCCGCGTCAGCTGTTCCCGGTGTGGCCGCAGTGGCGTCCGGAACTGGCAATCATGCTGTTTGCCTCAACCATGGTGCTGCTGTTCTTACCTAAGCTGCTCAGTATCATTCTTATCTGGTGCAAAGGCTCGAAGGAGTACGGCGGATTCTGCCGCGTGACGATCTCTCTGCTGCTGGAGGTATTGTTCTCCGTGCTTTTGGCTCCGGTTCGCATGCTGTTTCACACCGTGTTTGTGGTCAGCGCCTTCCTGGGATGGGAAGTGGTCTGGAACTCACCACAGCGCGACGATGACTCTACGCCGTGGAGTGAAGCCTTTATGCGCCACGGTTCCCAGCTGTTGTTGGGCCTGGTGTGGGCCGCTGGCATGGCGTGGCTGGATCTCCGCTTCCTGTTCTGGCTGGCACCTATCGTCTTCTCGCTGATCCTGTCACCGTTTGTGTCGGTGATCTCAAGCCGCTCGACGATAGGTTTGCGAACCAAGCGCTGGAAGCTGTTCCTGATCCCGGAAGAGTATTCACCGCCGCAGGTACTGGTTGATACGGACAAATACCTTGAGCTTAACCGTCGCCGCTCTTTGAGTGATGGCTTTATTCACGCGGTGTTCAACCCGTCATTCAATGCCCTCGCGACGGCTATGGCGACTGCGCGTCACCGTGCAAGTCAGGTGCTGGAAATTGCTCGCGATCGTCACGTTGAGCAGGCTTTAAACGAAACGCCGGAAAAACTGAACCGCGACCGTCGTCTGGTTCTGCTAAGCGATCCGGTCACCCTGTCCCGACTTCACTATCGCGTGTGGTCTGCGCCGGAGAAATACTCTTCGTGGGTGAACTACTATAAGACACTTGAGCTTAATCCACTGGCGCTGAAGGCGAAGTAA